A genomic stretch from Lathyrus oleraceus cultivar Zhongwan6 chromosome 2, CAAS_Psat_ZW6_1.0, whole genome shotgun sequence includes:
- the LOC127120953 gene encoding subtilisin-like protease SBT4.3, translated as MAKYNIFLFFFCVSIVFLVCDATQSGNEYIVYMGSLPKEESYSPTSHHLNMLQQVFDGGNIQNFLIRSYKRSFNGFAAILNDQQREKIVSMKGVVSVFPNQNFHIQTTESWNFIGLPQTIKRDPIVESDLIVGVIDSGIWPESQSFNDKGLGPIPKKWKGVCKGGANFTCNNKLIGARFYGNTDSARDEAGHGTHTSSTAGGREVQGVSFFDLAKGTARGGVPSSRIAMYKICGSDGACSSASILGAFDDAIADGVDIISLSVGGQDALDFLNDPIAIASFHAMEKGILTSHSAGNSGPDVSTTSSVAPWLFSVAATTIDRKFISKVILGNGKTFIGSSVNTFPSNGTKIPIAEGTCSNGLDKTLVEGKIVLCESPGFEDSVSQSGAYGIVSNVEESLNDVAFLSGIPSTNLNSKDFKLVQSYADSTRSPEAEILKSEILHDTIAPRVASFSSRGPNLVVPDIMKPDISAPGVDILAAFSPLAPPSSSVGDTRKVSYSIESGTSMSCPHITGIVAYVKSFHPDWSPAAIKSAIMTTAKPVNGTYNDLAGEFSYGSGNANPPLAVNPGLIYNITKDDYVQMLCNYGYDDEKIKQISGENSRCRGTSNPSLVKDLNYPAIVIPVAPQKQFNIKFPRTVTNVGSPTATYKAIVTPIPNVKITVTPNLLSFKSLNEKQSFVVTVVGSVGSSQTEFSSSLVWSDGTHNVKSPIIVQLTS; from the exons ATGGCTAAGTATAATATTTTTCTATTCTTTTTCTGTGTGTCTATAGTATTTTTGGTTTGTGATGCCACTCAAAGTGGTAATGAATACATTGTATACATGGGCTCCCTTCCTAAAGAAGAATCGTATTCTCCAACCTCACATCATTTGAACATGTTGCAACAAGTCTTTGATGGTGGCAACATACAAAATTTCTTAATTAGAAGTTATAAGAGAAGTTTCAATGGTTTTGCTGCGATACTCAATGATCAACAAAGAGAAAAAATTGTTAGCATGAAAGGTGTTGTCTCAGTTTTTCCAAATCAAAACTTTCACATACAAACGACCGAATCCTGGAATTTTATTGGATTACCTCAAACAATCAAAAGAGATCCGATTGTTGAGAGTGATTTGATAGTTGGAGTCATAGATAGCGGAATATGGCCAGAGTCTCAAAGTTTCAATGATAAAG GTCTTGGTCCCATTCCCAAAAAGTGGAAGGGAGTTTGTAAAGGCGGTGCTAACTTCACTTGCAATAATAAACTCATCGGAGCACGATTTTATGGTAACACGGATAGTGCAAGAGACGAGGCTGGTCATGGAACTCACACATCATCAACTGCAGGTGGAAGAGAGGTGCAAGGTGTAAGCTTTTTTGATCTTGCAAAAGGCACTGCAAGAGGTGGAGTCCCATCTTCAAGGATTGCTATGTATAAAATATGTGGTTCAGATGGTGCATGCAGTAGTGCTAGTATATTAGGTGCATTTGATGATGCCATTGCGGATGGTGTTGACATCATTTCGCTCTCGGTTGGGGGTCAAGATGCACTAGATTTTTTGAACGATCCTATTGCCATAGCTTCTTTTCATGCCATGGAGAAGGGAATACTCACATCACATTCTGCAGGAAACTCTGGTCCTGACGTGAGTACTACTTCGAGTGTTGCACCTTGGTTATTTAGCGTTGCAGCAACTACCATAGATCGCAAATTCATTAGTAAGGTAATTCTTGGAAATGGAAAAACTTTCATTGGTAGTTCAGTTAATACTTTCCCCTCAAATGGCACAAAAATTCCAATAGCTGAGGGTACTTGCTCAAATGGCTTAGATAAAACATTGGTGGAAGGTAAAATTGTTTTGTGCGAATCACCGGGGTTCGAAGATTCTGTTTCTCAAAGTGGTGCATATGGTATAGTCTCAAATGTTGAAGAGTCTCTAAATGACGTGGCTTTTCTCTCTGGTATACCTTCAACTAACTTGAACTCAAAAGACTTTAAACTTGTTCAATCTTACGCGGATTCCACTAGATCCCCTGAAGCTGAAATTTTGAAGAGTGAGATCTTACATGACACAATTGCGCCTAGAGTTGCTTCTTTCTCTTCTCGTGGTCCAAATCTAGTGGTTCCAGATATAATGAAACCGGATATAAGTGCCCCTGGAGTGGATATCTTGGCTGCATTTTCACCTCTAGCCCCACCTTCTTCTAGTGTTGGTGACACCAGAAAGGTTAGTTATAGCATAGAATCTGGAACCTCCATGTCGTGTCCCCACATTACCGGAATCGTTGCATATGTGAAATCATTTCATCCAGATTGGTCACCCGCTGCTATCAAATCTGCTATTATGACCACAGCAAAACCTGTGAATGGTACTTATAATGATTTGGCAGGGGAGTTTTCTTATGGATCAGGGAATGCCAATCCACCACTAGCAGTTAACCCAGGACTTATTTATAACATCACAAAGGATGATTATGTGCAAATGCTTTGCAATTATGGTTACGATGATGAAAAAATTAAACAAATTAGTGGTGAAAACTCAAGATGTCGTGGAACTTCTAACCCATCATTAGTAAAAGATCTAAATTATCCTGCAATAGTGATTCCTGTTGCGcctcaaaaacaattcaatatCAAGTTTCCTAGAACTGTTACCAATGTTGGCTCTCCTACTGCAACCTACAAGGCTATTGTCACTCCAATTCCAAATGTCAAGATTACCGTGACACCAAATCTCCTGTCATTCAAATCATTAAATGAGAAACAATCATTTGTCGTCACAGTTGTTGGGAGTGTAGGATCAAGTCAAACTGAGTTTTCTTCGTCACTTGTTTGGTCAGATGGCACCCACAATGTCAAGAGTCCAATCATCGTACAATTAACATCTTAA